In one window of Capsicum annuum cultivar UCD-10X-F1 unplaced genomic scaffold, UCD10Xv1.1 ctg1001, whole genome shotgun sequence DNA:
- the LOC124890029 gene encoding glutamate dehydrogenase A isoform X1, whose amino-acid sequence MNALVATNRNFRQAARILGLDSKLERSLLIPFREIKVECTIPKDDGTLVSYVGFRVQHDNARGPMKGGIRYHPEVDLDEVNALAQLMTWKTAVVDIPYGGAKGGIGCIPKELSVSELERLTRVFTQKIHDLIGINTDVPAPDMGTNAQTMAWILDEYSKFHGHSPAVVTGKPVDLGGSLGREAATGRGVVYAAEAFLAEQGKQIKDLTFAIQGFGNVGSWAARLIHEMGGKVVAVSDITGAVKNQNGLDIPSLLSHKEATGKLIDFSGADVMSSDELLTHECDVLIPCALGGVLNKENADYVKAKFIVEAANHPTDPEADEILSKKGVLIVPDIYANAGGVTVSYFEWVQNIQGFMWDEEKVNKELKKYMTKAFHNLKNMCQTHNCNLRMGAFTLGVNRVARATQLRGWEA is encoded by the exons ATGAATGCACTTGTAGCTACAAACAGGAACTTTCGTCAAGCTGCTAGAATTCTTGGTTTGGACTCCAAACTTGAAAGGAGTCTTTTGATCCCTTTCAGAGAAATTAAG GTAGAATGCACAATTCCCAAGGATGACGGGACGTTGGTTTCCTATGTTGGATTTAGAGTCCAACATGATAATGCTCGCGGACCCATGAAAGGAGGAATCAGATACCATCCTGAG GTTGATCTTGATGAGGTGAACGCCCTTGCTCAACTAATGACTTGGAAGACTGCTGTAGTAGATATTCCATACGGGGGAGCAAAGGGTGGGATTGGCTGCATACCAAAGGAGTTAAGTGTGAGCGAACTGGAGCGCCTTACGCGTGTTTTCACGCAGAAAATTCATGACCTTATCGGAATTAATACTGATGTCCCGGCGCCTGATATGGGCACCAACGCTCAG ACCATGGCTTGGATTTTGGATGAGTACTCAAAATTTCATGGTCACTCTCCTGCAGTTGTGACCGGGAAACCAGTT GATCTTGGCGGTTCATTGGGTAGGGAAGCTGCAACTGGGCGTGGTGTCGTTTATGCTGCAGAAGCTTTTCTTGCTGAGCAGGGGAAGCAGATTAAGGATTTGACTTTTGCAATTCAG GGGTTCGGGAACGTAGGATCATGGGCAGCAAGGCTTATTCACGAGATGGGTGGCAAAGTAGTTGCAGTTAGTGATATAACTGGAGCAGTCAAGAATCAGAATGGTCTTGATATACCATCTTTGCTTAGTCACAAAGAAGCAACAGGGAAGCTAATTGATTTCAGCGGTGCTGACGTAATGAGTTCAGATGAACTGCTTACGCACGAATGTGATGTTCTTATACCCTGCGCCCTGGGAGGAGTTTTGAACAA AGAAAATGCTGATTACGTGAAGGCCAAGTTCATCGTAGAAGCAGCAAATCATCCAACTGATCCAGAAGCTGATGAG ATTCTCTCTAAGAAAGGTGTTTTAATAGTTCCCGACATATATGCCAACGCCGGAGGTGTAACCGTTAGTTATTTTGAGTGGGTTCag AACATTCAAGGTTTTATGTGGGATGAAGAGAAGGTTAACAAGGAGCTGAAGAAATACATGACAAAAGCCTTCCATAATCTGAAGAACATGTGTCAAACACATAATTGCAATCTTCGAATGGGCGCCTTCACATTGGGGGTGAATCGCGTTGCACGTGCTACACAACTGAGAGGTTGGGAGGCGTAA
- the LOC124890029 gene encoding glutamate dehydrogenase A isoform X2, with amino-acid sequence MVQILVGSSLSCSTRCEPLFTNFNGKITLAICACRVDLDEVNALAQLMTWKTAVVDIPYGGAKGGIGCIPKELSVSELERLTRVFTQKIHDLIGINTDVPAPDMGTNAQTMAWILDEYSKFHGHSPAVVTGKPVDLGGSLGREAATGRGVVYAAEAFLAEQGKQIKDLTFAIQGFGNVGSWAARLIHEMGGKVVAVSDITGAVKNQNGLDIPSLLSHKEATGKLIDFSGADVMSSDELLTHECDVLIPCALGGVLNKENADYVKAKFIVEAANHPTDPEADEILSKKGVLIVPDIYANAGGVTVSYFEWVQNIQGFMWDEEKVNKELKKYMTKAFHNLKNMCQTHNCNLRMGAFTLGVNRVARATQLRGWEA; translated from the exons ATGGTCCAAATACTAGTAGGTTCGAGTCTGAGCTGCAGCACTAGGTGTGAACCTTTATTCACCAACTTCAATGGGAAGATTACCTTGGCTATCTGTGCTTGCAGG GTTGATCTTGATGAGGTGAACGCCCTTGCTCAACTAATGACTTGGAAGACTGCTGTAGTAGATATTCCATACGGGGGAGCAAAGGGTGGGATTGGCTGCATACCAAAGGAGTTAAGTGTGAGCGAACTGGAGCGCCTTACGCGTGTTTTCACGCAGAAAATTCATGACCTTATCGGAATTAATACTGATGTCCCGGCGCCTGATATGGGCACCAACGCTCAG ACCATGGCTTGGATTTTGGATGAGTACTCAAAATTTCATGGTCACTCTCCTGCAGTTGTGACCGGGAAACCAGTT GATCTTGGCGGTTCATTGGGTAGGGAAGCTGCAACTGGGCGTGGTGTCGTTTATGCTGCAGAAGCTTTTCTTGCTGAGCAGGGGAAGCAGATTAAGGATTTGACTTTTGCAATTCAG GGGTTCGGGAACGTAGGATCATGGGCAGCAAGGCTTATTCACGAGATGGGTGGCAAAGTAGTTGCAGTTAGTGATATAACTGGAGCAGTCAAGAATCAGAATGGTCTTGATATACCATCTTTGCTTAGTCACAAAGAAGCAACAGGGAAGCTAATTGATTTCAGCGGTGCTGACGTAATGAGTTCAGATGAACTGCTTACGCACGAATGTGATGTTCTTATACCCTGCGCCCTGGGAGGAGTTTTGAACAA AGAAAATGCTGATTACGTGAAGGCCAAGTTCATCGTAGAAGCAGCAAATCATCCAACTGATCCAGAAGCTGATGAG ATTCTCTCTAAGAAAGGTGTTTTAATAGTTCCCGACATATATGCCAACGCCGGAGGTGTAACCGTTAGTTATTTTGAGTGGGTTCag AACATTCAAGGTTTTATGTGGGATGAAGAGAAGGTTAACAAGGAGCTGAAGAAATACATGACAAAAGCCTTCCATAATCTGAAGAACATGTGTCAAACACATAATTGCAATCTTCGAATGGGCGCCTTCACATTGGGGGTGAATCGCGTTGCACGTGCTACACAACTGAGAGGTTGGGAGGCGTAA